The following proteins are encoded in a genomic region of Nocardioides sp. cx-173:
- a CDS encoding lytic murein transglycosylase, protein MSGHPLRSALLLLVALGTVGAGGYAVQQSLYAGREPLDLTPGAVLDEAPPPATAPAAPASTVPLIDAAWVSATAARAGIPEPAVLAYARATVRIDADCGLGWTTLAGIGWVESQHGAIGGRRLRADGTSSRKILGPALDGDGGFAAIPATAESTQWHGDPDWDHAVGPLQFIPSTWDDWASDGDGDGRTDPNDIDDAAYAAARYLCHDDADLTTGTGWASGVFSYNHAQAYVDSVYAAATSYASRTS, encoded by the coding sequence ATGTCCGGCCACCCACTGCGCAGCGCCCTGCTCCTCCTGGTGGCGCTGGGGACCGTGGGCGCCGGCGGGTACGCCGTCCAGCAGTCCCTGTACGCCGGTCGCGAGCCGCTCGACCTGACCCCGGGCGCCGTACTCGACGAGGCGCCGCCGCCGGCCACGGCCCCAGCGGCTCCGGCGAGCACGGTGCCGCTGATCGATGCGGCCTGGGTGAGCGCCACGGCGGCCCGTGCCGGGATCCCCGAGCCGGCCGTCCTCGCCTACGCGCGCGCCACCGTCCGCATCGATGCCGACTGCGGGCTCGGCTGGACGACCCTGGCCGGCATCGGCTGGGTCGAGTCGCAGCACGGCGCCATCGGGGGCCGGCGGCTGCGGGCGGACGGCACCTCCTCCCGCAAGATCCTCGGTCCGGCGCTCGACGGTGACGGCGGGTTCGCCGCGATCCCGGCGACCGCCGAGTCGACGCAGTGGCACGGCGACCCCGACTGGGACCACGCCGTCGGGCCGCTGCAGTTCATCCCGTCGACCTGGGACGACTGGGCCTCCGACGGCGACGGCGACGGTCGGACCGATCCGAATGACATCGACGACGCGGCCTACGCCGCCGCCCGCTACCTGTGCCACGACGACGCCGACCTCACCACCGGCACCGGCTGGGCCAGCGGCGTCTTCTCCTACAACCACGCCCAGGCCTACGTCGACTCCGTCTACGCCGCGGCCACCTCCTACGCCTCCCGCACCAGCTGA
- a CDS encoding sulfite exporter TauE/SafE family protein, which translates to MRKLIVLGFVGLLAQLIDGSLGMAYGVTSSTLLLAAGLAPASASAAVHFSEIGTSLVSGFSHHKLGNVDWRTVSILAVPGFVGAFAGATLLSNLDGDAAKPWVAGILLCLGLYVIWRFLVLGGRRPTFKSRPSARMLAPMGLVGGALDAIGGGGWGPVGTTTLLSSGRLEPRKVVGSIDTSEFVVAVGGSLGFLFALASEDIPWSYALALLAGGVIAAPIAAWLVKKLAARVLGVAAGGLIVLTNSKTIVETLGADTTTVVLVAATIAVLWVSGIVWAVRQERLARALERETAAAERVPA; encoded by the coding sequence ATGCGCAAGCTCATCGTCCTCGGGTTCGTCGGACTCCTGGCCCAGCTCATCGACGGCTCGCTGGGGATGGCGTACGGCGTCACCTCCTCGACGCTGCTGCTCGCGGCGGGCCTCGCTCCGGCCTCCGCCTCCGCCGCCGTCCACTTCTCCGAGATCGGGACCTCCCTGGTCTCCGGCTTCTCCCACCACAAGCTCGGCAACGTCGACTGGCGCACCGTCTCGATCCTGGCCGTGCCCGGCTTCGTCGGCGCCTTCGCCGGCGCGACGCTCCTGTCCAACCTCGACGGCGACGCCGCGAAGCCGTGGGTCGCCGGGATCCTGCTCTGCCTGGGTCTCTACGTCATCTGGCGCTTCCTGGTCCTCGGCGGCCGACGGCCCACGTTCAAGAGCCGGCCGTCGGCCCGCATGCTGGCCCCCATGGGCCTGGTCGGCGGCGCGCTGGACGCCATCGGCGGCGGCGGCTGGGGCCCGGTCGGGACCACGACGCTGCTCTCTTCCGGCCGGCTCGAGCCGCGCAAGGTCGTCGGCTCCATCGACACCTCGGAGTTCGTGGTGGCCGTGGGCGGATCGCTGGGCTTCCTGTTCGCGCTGGCCTCCGAGGACATCCCCTGGTCCTACGCGCTGGCCCTGCTGGCCGGCGGCGTCATCGCCGCCCCGATCGCGGCCTGGCTGGTCAAGAAGCTCGCCGCCCGCGTCCTCGGCGTCGCGGCGGGCGGCCTGATCGTGCTCACCAACTCCAAGACCATCGTGGAGACGCTCGGCGCCGACACCACCACGGTCGTCCTCGTCGCCGCGACCATCGCGGTGCTCTGGGTCAGCGGCATCGTGTGGGCCGTCCGCCAGGAGCGCCTCGCCCGCGCCCTCGAGCGGGAGACGGCTGCGGCCGAGCGCGTCCCCGCCTGA
- a CDS encoding nuclear transport factor 2 family protein, translating to MTTKRTGTFTADEITEAYAAMHARVQEHTRTGDWGDFALSFTEDAEYVEHAYGTFRGRDAIRSWSVATMTSFPGGVMTAFPLAWQVVDVATSRLLCEVRNLMPDPGDGSHHEASNLTIMTYAGDGLFCREEDVYNPLRFLRMTLRWAEVAEAHGTLSEQGRSYVATYG from the coding sequence GTGACCACCAAGCGCACGGGGACCTTCACCGCCGACGAGATCACCGAGGCGTACGCCGCCATGCACGCCCGCGTGCAGGAGCACACGCGCACCGGCGACTGGGGCGACTTCGCGCTGAGCTTCACCGAGGACGCCGAGTACGTCGAGCACGCCTACGGCACCTTCCGCGGCCGCGACGCGATCCGGTCGTGGTCGGTGGCCACGATGACGTCGTTCCCGGGCGGCGTGATGACCGCCTTCCCGCTGGCATGGCAGGTCGTCGACGTCGCGACCTCGCGTCTGCTCTGCGAGGTGCGCAACCTGATGCCCGACCCGGGCGACGGCTCGCACCACGAGGCCTCCAACCTGACGATCATGACCTACGCCGGCGACGGCCTGTTCTGCCGCGAGGAGGACGTCTACAACCCGCTGCGCTTCCTACGGATGACCCTGCGCTGGGCCGAGGTCGCCGAGGCTCACGGCACCCTGTCGGAGCAGGGCCGCTCGTACGTCGCGACGTACGGCTGA
- a CDS encoding PGPGW domain-containing protein — MRTAAKRIGLETVGWVLVVAGIAALVLPGPGLLMVFGGLAILSQQYEWAERRLAPIKFRALKGAAESVETLPRIVISIIGVLVLLAAGGLWIASPPSPEWWPLSDTWWLPGGLATAVTQIASAFIAMGLIVYSYRRFHGDPDAVARLEEDLERADADARWSED, encoded by the coding sequence ATGAGAACGGCGGCGAAGCGGATCGGGCTGGAGACGGTCGGCTGGGTGTTGGTCGTGGCCGGCATCGCCGCGCTGGTGCTGCCGGGCCCCGGCCTGCTCATGGTCTTCGGTGGTCTGGCGATCCTCTCCCAGCAGTACGAGTGGGCCGAGCGGCGCCTCGCGCCGATCAAGTTCCGCGCGCTCAAGGGCGCCGCGGAGAGCGTGGAGACCCTCCCGCGGATCGTCATCTCGATCATCGGAGTCCTGGTCCTGCTCGCCGCCGGCGGGCTGTGGATCGCGAGCCCGCCCTCCCCCGAGTGGTGGCCGCTGAGCGACACCTGGTGGCTGCCGGGCGGCTTGGCCACCGCGGTCACCCAGATCGCGTCGGCGTTCATCGCGATGGGGCTCATCGTCTACAGCTACCGCCGCTTCCACGGCGACCCCGACGCCGTCGCCCGGCTCGAGGAGGACCTGGAGCGAGCCGATGCCGACGCCCGGTGGAGCGAAGACTGA
- a CDS encoding alpha/beta hydrolase, producing the protein MTTRLRLPPGVRAIDRLMKANKIFSIERMDQRALERAQTAVIPDAGLGAILAGLIIGRARAGVTIATSSFPAEHGEVPLRIYTPDAPGGPRPVVVNFHGGGFALGSSRQGDWICSTVAADLDAVVVSVDYRLAPTHRFPAAVEDCYDALVWTAAHADELGGDPERIGLMGDSAGGNLAAVVAIMARDEGGPRVLHQSLIYPATDLTEGLREHESYLANTRGIVLSNADLEIFRGFYLTEDDDPSDWRLSPLHSEDLSGLPPAVVVVAGLDPLHDAGVRYAEALVAAGVPARVEDFHVMPHGFLGFPYFSRGAKPAMAAIVASQREALAR; encoded by the coding sequence ATGACGACCAGGCTCAGGTTGCCGCCGGGCGTGCGTGCCATCGACCGGCTGATGAAGGCCAACAAGATCTTCTCGATCGAGCGCATGGACCAGCGCGCGCTGGAGCGTGCCCAGACGGCGGTCATCCCCGACGCCGGCCTCGGTGCGATCCTCGCCGGCCTGATCATCGGGCGCGCGCGGGCGGGGGTCACGATCGCCACCAGCTCGTTCCCGGCCGAGCACGGCGAGGTGCCCTTGCGGATCTACACCCCCGACGCCCCCGGCGGTCCCCGCCCGGTGGTGGTGAACTTCCACGGTGGCGGGTTCGCGCTCGGCAGCTCGCGGCAGGGCGACTGGATCTGCTCGACCGTCGCCGCCGACCTGGACGCCGTCGTGGTGTCCGTCGACTACCGGCTCGCGCCCACCCACCGCTTCCCGGCCGCCGTCGAGGACTGCTACGACGCCCTGGTGTGGACCGCCGCGCACGCCGACGAGCTGGGCGGCGACCCCGAGCGGATCGGGCTCATGGGCGACAGTGCCGGCGGAAACCTGGCCGCCGTCGTGGCGATCATGGCCCGAGACGAGGGCGGGCCGCGGGTCCTGCACCAGAGCCTGATCTACCCCGCGACCGACCTCACCGAAGGGCTGCGCGAGCACGAGTCGTACCTCGCCAACACGCGCGGCATCGTCCTGAGCAACGCCGACCTGGAGATCTTCCGCGGGTTCTACCTCACCGAGGACGACGACCCCTCCGACTGGCGCCTCTCGCCGCTGCACTCCGAGGACCTCTCCGGACTGCCCCCGGCCGTCGTGGTGGTCGCGGGGCTGGACCCGCTGCACGACGCCGGAGTCCGCTACGCCGAGGCGCTCGTGGCGGCCGGGGTGCCCGCCCGGGTGGAGGACTTCCACGTGATGCCGCACGGCTTCCTCGGCTTTCCGTACTTCAGCCGCGGGGCGAAGCCGGCCATGGCCGCGATCGTCGCCTCCCAGCGTGAGGCGCTGGCGCGGTGA
- a CDS encoding FAD-binding oxidoreductase — MSTAPLPTGPAPVGHWTTGAVVELERIGDRLVRLRLEVADRIDHLPGQHYVLRLRAPDGYTAQRSYSVASAPGDPLLELMVECLPGGEVSGHLHDVAEVGDVFELRGPIGGWFTWAGEATALCVVGGTGVVPVVAMLRHARAQGLADRLRVVAVGRTLAELPYAAELLEAGAFVALTRENLGDRVAAPPYPEEVAPLAEGVERAYVCGSVGFASFATRLLGEVGVRADTIRVEQFGATG, encoded by the coding sequence CGGGCGCGGTCGTCGAGCTCGAGCGGATCGGCGACCGGCTGGTCCGACTGCGCCTGGAGGTGGCGGACCGGATCGACCACCTCCCCGGCCAGCACTACGTGCTGCGGCTGCGGGCGCCCGACGGCTACACCGCGCAGCGCTCGTACTCGGTGGCGTCCGCGCCCGGCGACCCGCTCCTGGAGCTGATGGTCGAGTGCCTGCCCGGCGGCGAGGTCTCCGGGCACCTGCACGACGTGGCGGAGGTGGGCGACGTCTTCGAGCTGCGCGGCCCGATCGGCGGCTGGTTCACGTGGGCCGGCGAGGCGACCGCGTTGTGCGTCGTCGGCGGCACCGGCGTGGTGCCGGTCGTCGCGATGCTGCGCCATGCGCGGGCCCAGGGACTCGCCGACCGGCTCCGGGTGGTCGCCGTGGGGCGCACCCTGGCCGAACTCCCCTACGCCGCCGAGCTGCTGGAGGCGGGCGCGTTCGTCGCGCTGACCCGTGAGAACCTCGGCGACCGGGTGGCCGCCCCGCCGTACCCCGAGGAGGTCGCGCCCCTCGCCGAGGGCGTGGAGCGGGCCTACGTCTGCGGCTCGGTCGGCTTCGCGTCCTTCGCCACCCGGCTGCTCGGCGAGGTCGGGGTCCGCGCCGACACGATCCGGGTGGAGCAGTTCGGCGCTACCGGCTGA